A region from the Dehalococcoidia bacterium genome encodes:
- a CDS encoding DnaB-like helicase C-terminal domain-containing protein: MFTRTAAESDPTNAPHLARLGDLLSEWEADALAAHQARVTQTPRGAVTGLPALDRELGGALSSGLHILHAGPGAGKTALALQAAASCGCPALYVSAEMARLELFRRHTARVTETYLGRLRSGELLPADSLALACRAAAAAPQLAIADATTAPAAPAWIRAAAEVTRGDSPYLLLVIDSLHSWADAIAEGAPEYEALNVALSALRGLAQTLSCAVLAIAERNRASMTSGGLSAGAGSRKLEYGGETVLGLSREKDTPPDAAGEVEVTLTIEKNRNGSPGRKLPLRFHGALQRFREP, from the coding sequence ATGTTCACTCGCACCGCTGCTGAGTCCGACCCCACAAACGCCCCGCACCTGGCCCGCCTCGGCGACCTGCTTTCCGAGTGGGAAGCCGATGCGCTGGCGGCGCATCAGGCGCGCGTCACGCAAACCCCGCGTGGCGCCGTGACCGGCCTTCCCGCCCTTGACCGCGAGCTGGGCGGCGCCCTCAGCAGCGGTCTGCACATCCTCCACGCCGGGCCGGGCGCGGGCAAAACCGCGCTGGCGTTGCAGGCCGCGGCGAGCTGCGGCTGCCCGGCGCTCTACGTCTCGGCGGAGATGGCGCGCCTCGAACTGTTCCGCCGGCATACGGCGCGTGTGACCGAAACGTATCTGGGCCGGCTCCGCTCCGGCGAGCTGCTGCCGGCCGACTCGCTGGCGCTGGCCTGCCGGGCGGCCGCCGCGGCGCCGCAGCTCGCGATCGCCGACGCCACCACGGCCCCGGCGGCGCCGGCGTGGATTCGCGCCGCGGCCGAGGTGACGCGCGGCGATAGCCCGTACCTGCTGCTGGTGATCGATTCGCTGCACTCGTGGGCCGACGCGATCGCCGAGGGCGCGCCGGAGTACGAGGCGCTGAATGTGGCCCTCAGCGCGCTGCGCGGCCTCGCGCAAACCCTCAGCTGCGCCGTGCTGGCGATCGCCGAGCGTAACCGCGCGAGCATGACCAGCGGCGGCCTCTCCGCCGGCGCCGGCAGCCGCAAGCTGGAGTACGGCGGCGAAACGGTGCTCGGCCTCTCCCGCGAGAAGGACACGCCGCCCGACGCCGCCGGCGAAGTGGAAGTCACCCTGACCATCGAGAAGAACCGCAACGGCTCCCCCGGCCGCAAGCTACCGCTGCGCTTTCACGGCGCCCTGCAACGGTTCCGGGAGCCGTAG
- a CDS encoding toprim domain-containing protein — MAAAAEPLTLADLEAADPHAPAGTRERRFCCPLPACAGKPQDAAHRTLSVNVRTGAWHCFRCDARGVLREHWRPPPERRRTQLRRAFALDSVPAASLPAARAVVTENRPTAGETAQKTPFDWRAAYDHAEPLPASVGARYLASRGVPVQLAEQAGVRHAPRWYGRPAVLFPVCDAAGQLVAVSGRHLDGGTPAAHTGGAKSQGLFATPGALSAARVVITEAPIDALSLAAAGVPAVGLCGTSGPDWLPQSCAFRAVAVALDADAAGDAAAARLTPALVALGATVERWRPSAGKDWNELVARHGLAALAAALRPPADCADCGGPTAGPQWGRCGACLDRVARGGAA, encoded by the coding sequence GTGGCCGCGGCGGCCGAGCCGCTGACGCTCGCCGACCTCGAAGCGGCCGACCCGCACGCCCCTGCCGGCACGCGGGAACGGCGCTTCTGTTGCCCGCTTCCAGCCTGTGCCGGGAAGCCGCAGGACGCCGCACACCGCACGCTCTCCGTGAACGTGCGGACGGGCGCCTGGCACTGTTTCCGCTGCGACGCACGCGGCGTGCTGCGCGAGCACTGGCGCCCACCCCCGGAGCGCCGGCGTACTCAGCTCCGGCGCGCCTTCGCTCTCGACTCGGTGCCGGCCGCTTCGCTGCCCGCTGCACGCGCTGTAGTGACCGAGAACCGGCCTACGGCGGGCGAGACGGCTCAGAAGACGCCCTTCGACTGGCGCGCCGCCTACGACCACGCTGAGCCGCTGCCCGCGTCCGTTGGCGCACGCTATCTGGCCAGCCGCGGCGTGCCGGTGCAGCTCGCAGAACAGGCCGGCGTACGACACGCGCCGCGCTGGTACGGCCGGCCGGCAGTGCTCTTCCCGGTGTGCGACGCGGCGGGTCAGCTCGTCGCCGTCAGCGGCCGGCACCTGGACGGCGGCACGCCCGCCGCGCACACCGGCGGCGCGAAGTCGCAGGGGCTCTTCGCCACGCCGGGCGCGCTTAGCGCCGCGCGCGTCGTGATCACCGAGGCGCCGATCGACGCGCTCAGCCTGGCGGCCGCCGGGGTGCCAGCCGTCGGTCTGTGCGGCACGAGCGGGCCAGACTGGCTGCCGCAGTCGTGCGCCTTCCGTGCCGTTGCGGTGGCGCTCGATGCCGACGCTGCCGGCGATGCGGCCGCGGCGAGGCTGACGCCGGCGCTCGTGGCACTCGGCGCGACCGTCGAGCGCTGGCGCCCATCCGCCGGCAAGGACTGGAACGAGCTGGTTGCGCGGCACGGGCTCGCCGCACTCGCCGCGGCGCTCAGGCCGCCGGCCGACTGTGCTGACTGCGGCGGGCCAACCGCCGGGCCGCAGTGGGGCCGCTGCGGCGCATGTCTCGACCGGGTAGCGCGTGGCGGGGCGGCATGA
- a CDS encoding helix-turn-helix domain-containing protein — MAELTVPEAAAALGVHHETIRRRIRRGELAARKDERGRVLVDVPRTHADATHTPLHTQAEADTIAGLLAALAESQAALRREQENSAQLLERLKAAEGQVLGLLATQGRIAPPVETTYNTLPATAQHAATHAESHENRPARPQSGQQPTARRVWWRFWRR, encoded by the coding sequence ATGGCTGAGCTGACCGTGCCCGAAGCGGCGGCCGCTCTGGGCGTGCATCACGAGACGATCAGGCGTCGCATCCGCCGCGGCGAGCTGGCGGCGCGTAAGGATGAACGCGGCCGCGTGCTGGTAGACGTGCCGCGTACGCACGCTGATGCAACGCATACACCCCTGCATACGCAGGCTGAGGCGGACACCATCGCCGGGCTGCTGGCCGCACTCGCCGAGAGTCAGGCCGCGCTCAGGCGCGAGCAGGAGAACAGCGCACAGTTGCTTGAGCGCCTGAAGGCCGCCGAAGGCCAGGTGCTCGGCCTGCTGGCAACGCAGGGGCGGATCGCGCCGCCGGTCGAGACGACGTACAACACGCTGCCTGCGACCGCACAGCACGCCGCCACGCACGCTGAGAGCCACGAGAATCGGCCTGCGCGGCCGCAGTCGGGGCAACAACCGACGGCGCGCCGGGTGTGGTGGCGATTCTGGCGACGCTGA